The Triticum aestivum cultivar Chinese Spring chromosome 3A, IWGSC CS RefSeq v2.1, whole genome shotgun sequence genome includes a region encoding these proteins:
- the LOC123056842 gene encoding citrate-binding protein-like: protein MACSILCSVLVVVTAVVIIGTARAGSSSGDHLTAGFTRVSLPESKFVVQKPYNVPLDARYEFAGGVRRMWVYSTDKPASSTHPGGARTEIKINEVYTSGVWQFEGEVYVPAGTSGVSIMQIFGAKPERQATTLMLHVYDGNLTYYHRLQTVLAHNVYDRWLRLNVVHDVGARNVTVFVDGAERLRSSSHGGPHAEHYFKFGVYKQSHHHPSHRMESRWRNVRVFTKP, encoded by the exons ATGGCTTGCTCCATCTTGTGTAGTGTACTTGTGGTGGTCACCGCGGTGGTGATCATCGGCACGGCTCGCGCGGGCAGCAGCTCCGGCGACCACCTCACCGCCGGCTTCACCCGTGTGAGCCTGCCGGAGTCCAAGTTCGTTGTGCAGAAGCCCTACAACGTTCCGCTCGACGCGCGCTACGAGTTCGCCGGCGGCGTGCGCCGGATGTGGGTCTACTCCACCGACAAGCCCGCCAGCTCCACCCACCCCGGCGGCGCGCGCACCGAGATCAAGATCAAC GAAGTGTACACGTCGGGGGTGTGGCAGTTCGAGGGCGAGGTGTACGTGCCGGCGGGCACATCCGGCGTGTCCATCATGCAGATCTTCGGGGCCAAGCCGGAGCGGCAGGCGACGACGCTGATGCTCCACGTCTACGACGGCAACCTCACCTACTACCACCGCCTGCAGACTGTGCTCGCCCACAACGTCTACGACCGCTGGCTCCGGCTCAACGTCGTCCACGACGTGGGCGCGCGCAACGTCACCGTGTTCGTCGACGGCGCCGAGAGGCTGCGGTCGAGCAGCCACGGCGGGCCGCACGCCGAGCACTACTTCAAGTTCGGGGTGTACAAGCAGTCGCACCACCACCCGTCGCACCGCATGGAGTCGCGATGGAGGAACGTCCGAGTCTTCACCAAGCCATGA